From Micromonospora echinaurantiaca:
GCTGCACCTCCTCGATGCTCCCCTCGACGATCAGCGTGCTGCCCGGCAGGACCAGGGTGTCGTCCGTGGCGTAGCGGAAGCGTTCGCCCGGCAGCTGCACGCCGACCACCCGTACGCCGTGCCGCTCGGCCGGCCGGACCTCGGCCAGTGACCGGCCGGTGAGGCTCTGCGGGGTGCGTACCTTGGCGATGGCGAAGTCCGCGCCGAACTCGATGAAGTCGAGCATCTTGCTGACGATCAGGTGAGCCACCCGTTCCCCGGTCTCCGCCTCCGGGAAGATCACGTGGTGCGCTCCCACCGAGGCGAGGATCTTGGCGTGCTTGGTCGAGGTGGCCCGGGCCCAGACCTGCGGCCCGCCGAGCTCGACCAGGGCCAGCACGGCGAGCACACTGGCCTCGACCGAGGCGCCGATGGCGACCACCGCGCTCTGGAAGTCGGACGCGCCGAGCTGACGCAGCGCGTCCTCCTCGGTGGCGTCGGCCTGCACCACCCGGTCGAGCTGGTCGGACCAGCGCTGCACGAGTTCGGGGTTGCGGTCGACGGCCAGCACCTCGTGGCCGAGATGGGTCAGCGACTCGGCCAGGTAGCCGCCGAACCGGCCCAGCCCGATCACCAGGATGCCGCCGTCGTTGGTGCTGTCAGCCGACAATGGGTTGCTCCTCGGGATAGCGGTAGAGCCGTCGCCGGGTGTTCAGGGCGATCGCCGACCCGAGGGTGAGCGGCCCGACGCGGCCGATGTACATCAGGGCGATGAGGGCGAGCTGCCCGCTCTCCGGCAGCATGGGGGCGACGCCGACGGAGAGCCCGGTGGTGCTGAACGCCGAGGTCACCTCGAACAGCGCGGCGTAGAAGGGCACCCCCTCCGTCATCACGATCAGTCCCACCGTGCCGGCCACCACCAGCGCGACGCTGATCAGTGCCACGGTGATCGCCTGCCGTTGGCTGGCGGTGGCCACCCGGCGATGCCCGATCGTCACGTCCGGCTCGCCGCGCAGCTCGGCCCAGATGACGAACGCGAGCAGGAAGAACGTGGCCACCTTGATCCCGCCGGCGGTGCTGGCGCTGCCACCACCGATGAACATCAGCGCGACCAAGGTGGGGTACGTCTCCTCGCCGAGGCTGGTGGTGTCGAGCACGTTGAACCCGCCGGTGCGGATGAAGGCGTCCTGGGTGAACGCCGCGAGCAGCTTGTCCGGCCAGCCGAGCTGGCCGAGGGTGCGCGGGTTGCCCCACTCCACCACGAGCAGGGCGAGGAAGCCGACCAGGAGCAGCACCAGGCTGCCCCAGACGGTCAGCTTGGTGCCGACCGCCCAGCGGGCCGGCTGGCGCCACTCCCGGACCGCCTCGAACAGCGCCGGGAAGCCGAGCCCGCCGATGATCGCGCCGATGGCCAGCGGCAGGGTGACCCAGGCGTCGGTGGAGAAGCCGACCAGGTTGTCGGTGTAGAGCGCGAAGCCGCCGTTGTTGAAGCCCTGCACGGCGTGGAAGACGCCGTGCCAGAGCGCCCGGCCCAGCGGGTAGTCGTAGCTGACGGCCAGCCGGACCGTGAGGATCGCCGCGATCACCGCCTCGCAGATCAGCGAGGTGGCGGCGATGCGCATGAGCAGCCGGCGTACGTCGCCGAACCCGAACTCCTGGGTCTCGGCCTGCACCAGCAGCCGGTTGCGCAGCCCGAGGCGCCGGGCCACCACCAGGATCACCAGGGTCGCTCCGGTGACGATGCCGATCCCGCCGACCTGGGTGAGCACGGTGATCATCGCGAGGCCGAACTCGTTCCAGTAGTTCGGGGTGTCGACCACCGCCATGCCGGTCACCGACACCGCCGAGGTCGCGGTGAACAGCGCGGTGACGAACGGGGTGTACCGGTGCTCACTGGTCGCCCAGGGCAGCATCAGCAGGGCGGTGCCGAGCAGGATCGTCGCCAGGAAGCCGAACGGCACCAGCCGTACGGGGTGACGAAAGAACCGGCGCACCAGACAATCTTCCTGTTCCACCCGGATCGGGGTGGAGAAACCGGTATCCCGGGAGGGTTCACCTGTCGGCCAGTCGTCGACCAACTGCCGGACAACCCTGACCGGTCTGCTGTGGGCGTTCCTCGACGACGACAGGAGACCGCGTTGCGACGTACCCTTTCCGCCCTCGGCCTGGCCGGAGCCGTGCTCGCGGCCGTGGTGGCCGTGCCGATCATGGACGCGTCGGCCAGCCCGGCGGCCGGTCCGGCGGCCGGTCCGGTGGCCGGAGCCGAGCGGGCCGGCAACCGCCCGTTGGTGGTCGCCCACCGCGGCGCCAGCGGCTACCGGCCCGAGCACACCCTGGCGGCGTACCGGCTGGCCATCCGGCAGGGCGCGGACTTCATCGAGCCGGACCTGGTCTCCACCTCGGACGGCGTGCTGGTC
This genomic window contains:
- a CDS encoding potassium channel family protein, with product MIGLGRFGGYLAESLTHLGHEVLAVDRNPELVQRWSDQLDRVVQADATEEDALRQLGASDFQSAVVAIGASVEASVLAVLALVELGGPQVWARATSTKHAKILASVGAHHVIFPEAETGERVAHLIVSKMLDFIEFGADFAIAKVRTPQSLTGRSLAEVRPAERHGVRVVGVQLPGERFRYATDDTLVLPGSTLIVEGSIEEVQRFAALT
- a CDS encoding TrkH family potassium uptake protein produces the protein MRRFFRHPVRLVPFGFLATILLGTALLMLPWATSEHRYTPFVTALFTATSAVSVTGMAVVDTPNYWNEFGLAMITVLTQVGGIGIVTGATLVILVVARRLGLRNRLLVQAETQEFGFGDVRRLLMRIAATSLICEAVIAAILTVRLAVSYDYPLGRALWHGVFHAVQGFNNGGFALYTDNLVGFSTDAWVTLPLAIGAIIGGLGFPALFEAVREWRQPARWAVGTKLTVWGSLVLLLVGFLALLVVEWGNPRTLGQLGWPDKLLAAFTQDAFIRTGGFNVLDTTSLGEETYPTLVALMFIGGGSASTAGGIKVATFFLLAFVIWAELRGEPDVTIGHRRVATASQRQAITVALISVALVVAGTVGLIVMTEGVPFYAALFEVTSAFSTTGLSVGVAPMLPESGQLALIALMYIGRVGPLTLGSAIALNTRRRLYRYPEEQPIVG